From Citricoccus sp. SGAir0253, a single genomic window includes:
- a CDS encoding cytoplasmic protein yields MSMDPAVTNPDHYRVVFENEHVRVLRYHDEPGERTTAHEHPDSVMYTLSAFRRRLVSGDQEREVEMVAGMTGWLPAQRHMGENIGDTPTDVLFVELKHAGAAAVDPGSGSAGSGADSNAGGDGADQPLGPG; encoded by the coding sequence ATGAGCATGGACCCAGCCGTCACCAACCCGGACCACTATCGCGTGGTGTTCGAGAACGAGCACGTCCGGGTGCTGAGATACCACGACGAGCCGGGGGAGCGGACGACCGCGCACGAGCACCCCGACTCGGTCATGTACACCCTCAGTGCCTTCCGCCGCCGGCTGGTCTCCGGCGACCAGGAGCGTGAGGTGGAGATGGTGGCCGGGATGACCGGCTGGCTGCCGGCGCAGCGGCACATGGGGGAGAACATCGGGGACACCCCGACCGACGTGCTGTTCGTCGAGCTCAAGCACGCCGGGGCGGCCGCCGTTGACCCGGGTTCGGGGAGCGCCGGGAGCGGCGCCGATTCGAACGCCGGGGGAGACGGAGCGGACCAGCCGCTCGGACCCGGCTGA
- a CDS encoding helix-turn-helix domain-containing protein codes for MPSDKSSAPGAPESAPSGPDSPDPAAAGSARFPGTAPRTVDAQAMKAFAHPLRMAIYSHLTDVGAATATALARHLGESTGQTSYHLRQLEKHGFVAEDPGRGTGRERWWKPLGFAVPTFDLAQDEANRPAIEAMMRNRLHERADALARWLSVETTEDREWIEASVDNTTTRSLTAAQARALTEELMAVVARHLGPADVAPGAQPVDEDAAEGTAETDVEESAEHAGGGEEPATDAPSGEEPTRRVRLYLSVFPLPAGEAPGAPEGPAAVGTPHRAPAPEGAATGTQAPADVAESPADPAPGRDTTG; via the coding sequence ATGCCCTCCGACAAGTCGAGCGCGCCCGGCGCCCCGGAGTCCGCCCCCTCGGGGCCGGACTCGCCGGACCCCGCGGCCGCGGGGTCGGCCCGCTTCCCCGGCACCGCCCCGCGCACCGTGGACGCGCAGGCGATGAAGGCCTTCGCCCACCCACTGCGGATGGCCATCTACTCCCACCTGACCGACGTGGGCGCGGCCACCGCCACGGCCCTGGCCCGGCACCTCGGCGAGAGCACGGGACAGACCAGCTACCACCTGCGCCAGCTGGAGAAGCACGGCTTCGTGGCGGAGGACCCGGGCCGCGGCACGGGCCGCGAGCGCTGGTGGAAGCCCCTGGGCTTCGCGGTGCCGACCTTCGACCTCGCCCAGGACGAGGCCAACCGCCCGGCGATCGAGGCGATGATGCGCAACCGCCTCCACGAGCGCGCCGACGCCCTGGCCCGCTGGCTGTCCGTGGAGACCACCGAGGACCGGGAGTGGATCGAGGCCTCGGTGGACAACACCACCACCCGGTCACTGACCGCGGCCCAGGCGCGCGCCCTGACGGAGGAGCTCATGGCCGTGGTCGCCCGGCACCTCGGCCCGGCCGACGTCGCCCCGGGTGCCCAGCCGGTGGACGAGGATGCCGCGGAGGGGACCGCCGAGACGGACGTCGAGGAGTCCGCCGAGCACGCCGGAGGCGGCGAGGAGCCCGCCACGGACGCCCCCTCCGGCGAGGAGCCCACGCGGCGCGTCCGCCTGTACCTCAGCGTCTTCCCGCTGCCCGCCGGCGAGGCGCCGGGCGCGCCCGAGGGGCCGGCCGCCGTCGGGACCCCGCACCGGGCGCCCGCCCCGGAGGGGGCGGCCACCGGGACCCAGGCGCCGGCCGACGTCGCGGAATCCCCCGCCGACCCCGCCCCGGGGCGCGACACGACCGGATAA
- a CDS encoding acyl-CoA dehydrogenase family protein, giving the protein MRRRMFETEHEDFRDSVAEFVKRHITPHVEQWAEDKSLPRELWRAAGEQGLLGLEIPEEFGGGYPQDYRFNAVLFEELSKVNFALPSCIGIHADIVPPYLVKLGTREQQERWLPGIADGSTIAAIAMTEPSGGSDLANLRTTAVRDGDDWILNGSKTFITNGYSADFVIVAARTSPEKKARGITLFGVEATMDGFHRGRKLDKVGQPESDTAELFFDTLRVPSENIIGEVDTGFIQMMVNLPQERLCAAVYGLSHARQVLEETLEYTKERRAFGQPIGSFQHNKFLLAELVTKAEVTQSFVDDAVMAHTAGELSAVDAAKAKYWASDVQNEILDHCVQLYGGYGYMNEYRVARAWKDARVNRIWAGSNEIMKELIGRDLGL; this is encoded by the coding sequence ATGCGCCGCCGCATGTTCGAGACCGAGCACGAGGACTTCCGCGACTCCGTCGCCGAGTTCGTCAAGCGCCACATCACCCCCCACGTGGAGCAGTGGGCCGAGGACAAGTCCCTGCCGCGCGAGCTGTGGCGGGCCGCCGGCGAGCAGGGGCTGCTGGGGCTGGAGATCCCGGAGGAGTTCGGCGGCGGCTACCCGCAGGACTACCGGTTCAACGCCGTGCTGTTCGAGGAGCTCTCCAAGGTCAACTTCGCGCTGCCCTCCTGCATCGGGATCCATGCGGACATCGTCCCGCCGTACCTCGTCAAGCTGGGCACGCGCGAGCAGCAGGAGCGGTGGCTGCCGGGCATCGCGGACGGGTCCACCATCGCCGCGATCGCCATGACCGAGCCCTCCGGCGGCTCCGACCTGGCCAACCTGCGCACCACCGCCGTGCGGGACGGCGACGACTGGATCCTCAACGGCTCGAAGACCTTCATCACCAACGGCTACTCGGCGGACTTCGTGATCGTCGCCGCCCGGACCAGCCCGGAGAAGAAGGCCCGCGGCATCACCCTGTTCGGGGTGGAGGCCACCATGGACGGCTTCCACCGGGGCCGCAAGCTGGACAAGGTGGGCCAGCCGGAGTCGGACACCGCCGAGCTGTTCTTCGACACCCTGCGGGTGCCCTCGGAGAACATCATCGGCGAGGTGGACACGGGCTTCATCCAGATGATGGTCAACCTGCCCCAGGAGCGGCTCTGCGCCGCCGTGTACGGCCTCTCGCACGCCCGGCAGGTGCTCGAGGAGACGCTCGAGTACACCAAGGAGCGCCGGGCCTTCGGCCAGCCCATCGGCTCCTTCCAGCACAACAAGTTCCTGCTGGCCGAGCTGGTGACCAAGGCGGAGGTCACGCAGTCCTTCGTGGACGACGCCGTGATGGCCCACACCGCCGGGGAGCTCTCCGCCGTGGACGCGGCCAAGGCGAAGTACTGGGCCTCGGACGTGCAGAACGAGATCCTGGACCACTGCGTCCAGCTCTACGGCGGCTACGGCTACATGAACGAGTACCGGGTGGCCCGGGCGTGGAAGGACGCGCGCGTGAACCGCATCTGGGCCGGCTCGAACGAGATCATGAAGGAGCTCATCGGGCGCGACCTCGGGCTCTGA
- a CDS encoding AI-2E family transporter yields MESAETTGRGAGTEAGPGADVDPRPNRVWPRFLVIVLSLAGLVIALQFVQGLQGIIGPVFLGLNLVIIAYPLQSWLIGRGVHRFVGASITVALVVVVLLVFLGLILWSASELVLALPQYSEQFTDLYDGVIAWIGSFGVTPDMVLEQLSGLNMSTVMSTLTGVLTALLSNLTAIVGLLATVVMAVFFLAMDSVAVERRMALLNTAQYELGRALGAFAQGVRRYWVVTTLFGLIVALLDVVALMAIGVPMIWVWGVLSFLTNYIPNIGFIIGMIPPALLGLVEGGWGAFFGVIVAYSVLNFVIQSIIQPKFTGDAVGVIPTISFLSLLFWAWILGPLGAILALPATLLLKAIMIDADPQSRWINAFIASDLRGMEARSRRASRRLLAEAPAQQSA; encoded by the coding sequence GTGGAGAGCGCAGAGACCACCGGCCGCGGGGCCGGCACGGAGGCCGGTCCGGGGGCCGACGTCGACCCCCGCCCCAACCGCGTCTGGCCCCGGTTCCTCGTCATCGTGCTGAGCCTGGCCGGACTGGTCATCGCGCTGCAGTTCGTGCAGGGGCTGCAGGGCATCATCGGACCGGTGTTCCTGGGCCTGAACCTCGTGATCATCGCCTACCCGCTGCAGTCGTGGCTGATCGGCCGGGGCGTGCACCGCTTCGTGGGAGCCTCGATCACGGTGGCGCTGGTCGTCGTCGTGCTGCTGGTGTTCCTCGGGCTGATCCTGTGGTCGGCCTCCGAGCTCGTGCTGGCCCTGCCGCAGTACAGCGAGCAGTTCACGGACCTCTACGACGGCGTCATCGCCTGGATCGGCAGCTTCGGCGTCACCCCGGACATGGTGCTGGAGCAGCTGTCCGGGCTGAACATGTCCACGGTGATGTCCACCCTCACGGGCGTGCTCACGGCGCTGCTGTCCAACCTCACCGCGATCGTGGGCCTGCTGGCCACCGTGGTGATGGCCGTGTTCTTCCTCGCCATGGACTCGGTGGCCGTGGAGCGCCGGATGGCGCTGCTCAACACCGCCCAGTACGAGCTCGGCCGGGCCCTGGGCGCGTTCGCCCAGGGGGTGCGGCGGTACTGGGTGGTCACCACCCTGTTCGGCCTGATCGTGGCGCTGCTGGACGTCGTGGCCCTCATGGCGATCGGCGTGCCGATGATCTGGGTGTGGGGCGTGCTGAGCTTCCTGACCAACTACATCCCCAACATCGGCTTCATCATCGGCATGATCCCGCCCGCGCTGCTCGGCCTCGTGGAGGGCGGCTGGGGCGCGTTCTTCGGGGTGATCGTGGCCTACTCGGTGCTGAACTTCGTCATCCAGTCGATCATCCAGCCCAAGTTCACGGGCGACGCCGTGGGGGTCATCCCCACCATCTCGTTCCTGTCCCTGCTCTTCTGGGCGTGGATCCTCGGCCCGCTCGGTGCCATCCTGGCCCTGCCGGCCACCCTGTTGCTCAAGGCCATCATGATCGACGCCGATCCGCAATCCCGCTGGATCAACGCCTTCATCGCCTCGGACCTGCGCGGCATGGAGGCCCGCAGCCGCCGGGCGTCCCGGCGGCTGCTGGCGGAGGCCCCTGCACAGCAGTCCGCGTGA
- a CDS encoding alpha/beta fold hydrolase has protein sequence MMPPLHTVDVHGVRLAYRRAGRGHPLVLLHGALSDGREWHHQLAGLSEHCDVIAVDAPGCGGSADPVEDLTLEGYADLMAGFCAALGLDHPDLGGLSFGSVCVLAIQRHQPGLARRLVLASAYAGWAGSLPPEEVARRKEWMTGLLERPVEEWGPPFLDTVFGAATPPEVVAESMELLRSVRPACLHLLRPMADADLRDVLPTITAPTLLLYGERDERSPLSVARALQQAIPGSRLVVILGAGHGISAEAPGPFNEAVRDFLT, from the coding sequence ATGATGCCCCCACTGCACACGGTCGACGTCCACGGCGTCCGTCTGGCGTATCGGCGCGCCGGACGGGGTCATCCCCTCGTGCTCCTGCACGGCGCGCTCAGTGACGGCCGCGAGTGGCACCACCAGCTGGCGGGGCTCTCGGAACACTGTGACGTCATCGCAGTCGATGCCCCCGGGTGCGGGGGCTCCGCCGACCCGGTCGAGGACCTCACCCTCGAGGGATATGCCGACCTGATGGCGGGATTCTGTGCCGCGCTGGGCCTCGACCACCCGGACCTGGGTGGACTCTCCTTCGGTTCCGTGTGCGTGCTGGCGATCCAGCGCCACCAGCCCGGCCTGGCACGGCGTCTCGTCCTGGCCTCGGCCTACGCCGGCTGGGCGGGCTCGCTGCCGCCCGAGGAGGTGGCCCGGCGCAAGGAATGGATGACAGGGCTGCTGGAGCGGCCGGTGGAGGAGTGGGGACCGCCGTTCCTCGACACGGTGTTCGGCGCCGCCACGCCCCCGGAGGTCGTGGCCGAGTCCATGGAACTCCTCCGATCGGTGCGACCGGCGTGCCTCCACCTGTTGCGCCCGATGGCCGACGCCGACCTGCGCGATGTCCTGCCGACCATCACGGCGCCCACCCTGTTGCTCTACGGCGAACGCGACGAGCGCTCACCGCTCTCGGTGGCGCGCGCCCTGCAGCAGGCCATCCCGGGGTCACGCCTCGTGGTCATCCTCGGCGCCGGGCACGGCATCTCCGCCGAGGCCCCGGGCCCCTTCAACGAGGCGGTCCGGGACTTCCTCACCTGA
- a CDS encoding DUF2945 domain-containing protein, whose product MSGSSTDFSVGDHVSWNSEAGRVSGRITKVHTSDFEFKGRTRRASKEEPQYEIASDKTDHLAAHKGSALRRLSS is encoded by the coding sequence ATGTCCGGATCGTCGACCGACTTCTCCGTGGGAGACCACGTGAGCTGGAACTCCGAGGCCGGCCGCGTCAGCGGCAGGATCACGAAGGTGCACACGAGCGACTTCGAGTTCAAGGGGCGGACCCGCCGCGCCTCCAAGGAGGAGCCGCAGTACGAGATCGCCAGCGACAAGACCGACCACCTCGCCGCCCACAAGGGCAGCGCGCTGCGCAGGCTCTCCTCCTGA